A genomic stretch from Nymphalis io chromosome 25, ilAglIoxx1.1, whole genome shotgun sequence includes:
- the LOC126778201 gene encoding uncharacterized protein LOC126778201 codes for MQSKFHENGVITGIADSFCLSCHTYLKLKDVQGHITDSAHQKTFETTSYVERYQEDRIRKVKMGYFCEICNLIIQTLAKTSIHVNEVAHVKNKKTQQLKDTDEGVVAFDDILIKQKAWQGLVNGSCLICNVDYSDEEDHKKDPSHVLKLIQSKFELNKNNFVYRKVDEDTYNCLTCNTIITGESKDEHVNESVHINNYLKCQNDKKLVNVIDPEVIPEKTNSENKIISCINDTENKLRADDNDELLSPSEALKRAIEFAKQNKLKYKRNGTFCKVCNIKISSSLRMMKEHVAESSHKEKVVNETSITLKKVPMDTFIKFSCTASNILFSDVIINDEICVCKLSFHIITKHLQKFKCQACEVTLNSNTVEQHIHSSSHITALEATAVLIDFDKEFVREVRPAVYHCGYCNFIKNSLEGLKNHLKSINHYETKSTVQRRIYIYLPQIKV; via the exons ATGCAGTCGAAATTCCACGAGAACGGAGTTATAACGGGGATCGCGGATTCATTCTGCCTTTCCTGTCACACATACCTCAAGTTAAAGGATGTTCAAGGACATATCACTGACTCTGCTCATCAGAAGACTTTTGAAACTACAAGCTATGTAGAAAGGTATCAAGAAGACCGCATCAGAAAG gtaaaaatgggatatttttgtgaaatttgCAACTTGATAATACAAACTTTAGCAAAAACTAGTATACATGTTAATGAGGTTGctcatgttaaaaataaaaagacccAACAATTAAAAGACACTGATGAAGGTGTTGTTGCATTTGATGATATATTGATCAAGCAGAAGGCCTGGCAAGGCCTAGTTAATGGATCCtgtttaatatgtaatgtaGATTATTCAGATGAAGAAGACCATAAGAAAGATCCTTCACATGTATTAAAACTTATTCAgagtaaatttgaattaaataaaaataactttgtttatcGTAAG gtTGATGAGGATACCTACAATTGCTTGACTTGCAATACAATAATTACTGGAGAATCTAAGGATGAACATGTAAATGAATCTGTacacataaataattacttgaaatgtcaaaatgataaaaaattggtaAATGTAATTGATCCTGAAGTCATTCCAGAAAAGACCAACTctgaaaataagattatttcatGTATTAATGATACAGAAAACAAACTAAGAGCTGATGATAATGACGAATTATTAAGTCCATCTGAAGCTTTAAAAAGAGCAATAGAATTTGCTAAACAGAACAAACTAAAGTATAAACGAAATGGCACCTTTTGCAAagtgtgtaatataaaaatctcttcATCATTGAGAATGATGAAAGAGCATGTGGCAGAATCATCACATAAAGAAAAGGTTGTAAATGAAACaagtattacattaaaaaaagtaccAATGGATACCTTTATAAAGTTTTCGTGTACAGCGAGCAACATTTTATTCAGTGATGTGATTATTAATGATGAAATTTGTGTGTGCAAATTAAGTTTTCATATCATAAcgaaacatttacaaaaatttaaatgtcaggCATGTGAAGTTACACTTAATTCGAATACAGTTGAGCAACACATACATTCTTCAAGCCATATAACTGCACTAGAAGCAACAGCTGTCCTTATAGATTTTGATAAAGAATTTGTGAGAGAG GTGAGACCTGCAGTATATCATTGTGGATACtgcaatttcattaaaaatagtttggagggattaaaaaatcatttgaaatcTATCAATCACTATGAAACAAAATCAACAGTCCAAAgacgaatatatatttatttgcctCAAATAAAGGTCTAA
- the LOC126778096 gene encoding glycerol-3-phosphate acyltransferase 1, mitochondrial isoform X2, with the protein MLEVVGERVGGWCGGVRETSSLRQVARARRRPNADVYAKLDNELATRASSLYRLKEGPQVPPPQPETRPPAGLACSRCAPLSRDSWKDPKTEELGSVINILNIGRQTFANGGVVSRYLCDLAQCVHLIKYDYKDVLPSVMKDEHFQRAIEDTTREEMKTTVNGKHGGENTYASIRKRVEARAMKVLQDISSSMSNNVLRLVAWLCHKAVRRIAGGGCGTRAACVERLRRAKAAGLPLVFVPLHRSHFDYILVTFTLYLTGLRPPLVAAGDNMRIPFFGWFLRCCGAFFIRRRVDGSEYHGDPVYKSALRAYILNSLSANNNLEFFIEGGRTRTGKPQLPKAGILSVILDAYLDGTIDDALLVPVTLNYDRLVDGNFVREQLGMPKQMETFWSAFRGIWRTLNTNHGSIRVDFNQPISLKELVTSFQKYNYLKAPVETSLAPLNNNLAVNLDRQILYNHSHSSLFGAEVSTEQKMMVEAIGRHLVYDAAQSTALMCTNVVSYVLLTEQRKGCSLSVLQASVEARGRALKLAGRDLGYTGDSHLVVKRALDTLGAALVRAGGGAGGGAVRAAGAVPAALELAYYANALVAHYAAPAVLATALESIVRNKSTEEATVRHSELMEAALQLSEILSQEFILCAPCTRIEERLLEALRELITQEVLTEIRPLDMLQEQRWSRQFARTFDDDDDDDNRPDPTRLIKYKLSKTPEAIAERRRLLQTIRPLMEAYSATCRCLRDAPQKELVGSTLDSLLESFAQNKMSYGEAVSTDAIKNCLRLLRQWGVIEMYTDNRERKVRICPPYKNKSNIDDICANIHKFNIDTPLLK; encoded by the exons GACTCGTGGAAGGATCCAAAGACTGAGGAGTTGGGGTCAGTGATCAATATATTGAATATCGGCAGGCAGACATTCGCCAATGGTGGCGTGGTGTCGCGTTATCTCTGCGATTTAGCTCAATGTGTGCATCTCATCAAGTACGACTACAAGGATGTGTTGCCCAGT gTTATGAAGGATGAACATTTTCAACGGGCAATAGAGGATACGACCCGTGAGGAAATGAAGACTACGGTGAACGGGAAACACGGCGGGGAGAACACATACGCCAGTATAAGAAAACGCGTTGAGGCACGCGCGATGAAAGTGCTGCAGGATATATCGTCATCGATGTCCAATAACGTGCTGAG GCTGGTGGCGTGGCTGTGCCACAAGGCGGTGCGGCGCATCGCGGGCGGCGGCTGCGGCACGCGCGCGGCGTGCGTGGAGCGCCTGCGCCGCGCCAAGGCGGCCGGCCTGCCGCTCGTGTTCGTGCCGCTGCACCGCTCGCACTTCGACTACATCCTCGTCACCTTCACGCTCTACCTCACCGGGCTGCGGCCGCCGCTGGTCGCCGCCGGGGACAATATGAGGATACCCTTCTTTGG GTGGTTCCTCCGTTGTTGTGGCGCATTCTTTATCCGACGAAGAGTCGACGGTTCCGAATACCACGGCGACCCTGTATATAAATCTGCCCTGAG GGCATATATCTTAAACAGTCTATCGGCTAACAATAATCTAGAATTCTTTATCGAAGGCGGACGCACTAGAACTGGAAAGCCACAATTACCCAAag CTGGCATACTCTCGGTGATACTGGACGCATACCTTGACGGTACGATCGACGACGCGCTGCTGGTGCCCGTGACGCTGAACTACGACAGGCTGGTCGATGGAAATTTCGTACGGGAACAACTGGGCATGCCGAAACAGATGGAAACGTTCTGGTCGGCTTTCCGCGGCATCTGGAGGACGTTGAACACGAACCATGGCAGTATTCGTGTGGATTTCAATCAACCCATATCTCTTAAG gagTTAGTGACGTCATTCCAGAAGTACAACTATTTAAAAGCTCCCGTCGAGACGTCGCTCGCGCCTCTCAACAACAATCTAGCCGTGAACCTGGACCGGCAAATATTGTATAATCACAGTCACAGCAGTCTTTTCGGGGCGGAAGTGAGCACGGAGCAGAAAATGATGGTCGAGGCCATTGGCCGACATCTCGTATACG ACGCGGCTCAATCGACAGCTCTAATGTGCACGAACGTGGTGTCGTATGTGCTGCTAACGGAGCAGCGGAAGGGCTGCAGCCTGTCCGTCCTGCAGGCCAGCGTGGAGGCGAGGGGGCGGGCCTTGAAGCTGGCCGGCCGAGACCTCGGCTACACGGGAGACTCGCACCTCGTTGTCAAGAGAGCG CTGGACACGCTGGGCGCGGCGCTGGtgcgcgcgggcggcggcgcgggcggcggcgcggtgcgcgcggcgggcgcggtgCCGGCGGCGCTGGAGCTCGCGTACTACGCCAACGCGCTCGTGGCGCACTACGCCGCCCCCGCCGTGCTCG cgaCAGCGTTAGAAAGCATAGTACGCAACAAGAGCACAGAGGAAGCGACAGTAAGACATTCAGAACTAATGGAAGCGGCGCTCCAGCTCAGCGAAATATTAAGCCAAGAGTTCATACTCTGTGCGCCTTGCACCAGGATAGAGGAAAGACTATTGGAGGCTTTAAGAGAACTTATAACCCAGGAAGTACTCACAGAAATACGg CCGCTTGACATGCTACAAGAGCAGCGCTGGTCCCGACAGTTCGCTCGAACGTTCGACGACGACGATGACGACGACAACCGGCCAGACCCCACGCGGCTCATCAAGTACAAGCTGTCCAAAACCCCGGAAGCGATTGCTGAGAG GCGTCGTCTACTGCAAACGATCCGGCCCTTAATGGAGGCGTACTCCGCCACGTGTCGCTGTCTGCGCGACGCACCTCAGAAAGAACTCGTGGGGTCCACATTGGACTCCTTGCTGGAGAGCTTCGCGCAGAACAAAATGAGCTACG gtGAAGCAGTTTCAACAGATGCTATCAAGAATTGTCTCCGATTGCTACGTCAGTGGGGCGTCATAGAGATGTACACAGACAATCGTGAGAGAAAAGTACGGATATGTCCGCCATACAAGAACAAAAGCAATATTGATGATATTTGTGCCAATATACATAAGTTCAACATCGACACACCGTTGCTCAAGTGA